One window from the genome of Azospirillum fermentarium encodes:
- a CDS encoding phage tail protein, with protein MDPFIGEIRLLPYTFSPQDWYPCDGRLLAPQIYQALFSLIGNRFGGDGKTSFALPNLSNQAVLGAGQGAGLANVYAFGKKTGASGVTLTAATVPSHAHTFQGLAVTPSAATATPTPQATAQLTRATVVATNKLTQLYSTAAAADATLHPAVIGPGPTSQGIAAPHENRQPFLALRFCICVQNGIYPVRP; from the coding sequence ATGGATCCCTTTATTGGTGAAATCCGCCTTTTGCCGTATACGTTTAGTCCTCAGGACTGGTATCCGTGCGACGGTAGGCTGCTTGCGCCTCAGATATACCAAGCTTTGTTTTCCTTGATTGGAAATCGCTTTGGTGGTGACGGGAAGACCTCCTTCGCTCTTCCCAATCTGTCCAACCAGGCGGTCCTCGGCGCTGGACAGGGCGCCGGTCTGGCCAACGTCTACGCGTTCGGGAAAAAGACGGGGGCAAGCGGCGTCACGCTGACTGCCGCCACCGTTCCGTCGCACGCGCACACCTTTCAGGGCTTGGCTGTGACGCCAAGCGCGGCCACCGCTACTCCCACGCCCCAGGCCACCGCTCAACTTACGCGAGCGACGGTCGTCGCGACCAATAAGCTGACGCAGCTCTATTCCACCGCAGCCGCAGCCGATGCGACCCTGCATCCGGCGGTGATCGGCCCGGGCCCGACCAGCCAGGGGATTGCGGCGCCCCACGAAAACCGTCAGCCGTTCCTGGCTTTGCGTTTCTGTATCTGTGTTCAGAACGGCATTTATCCGGTCCGTCCGTAA
- a CDS encoding lasso peptide biosynthesis B2 protein translates to MRVRRAGLFTEAAVALTLARLASVLPFRCMVARQAVVASGPAVTHTLPSDPRAAAVGRAIGTVGKRLPWHSSCLILALAARLMLWRRGIPAVLHFGIGRREDGRLTAHAWLEAAGGCVCGGTEAPDFVPLASFASAPR, encoded by the coding sequence ATGCGGGTACGGCGGGCTGGACTGTTCACCGAAGCGGCGGTCGCCCTGACGTTGGCGCGATTGGCATCCGTCCTGCCTTTCCGTTGTATGGTGGCACGGCAGGCCGTGGTGGCATCCGGGCCGGCGGTCACCCACACCCTCCCCTCCGACCCGCGGGCGGCGGCGGTCGGGCGGGCGATCGGAACGGTGGGGAAACGGCTTCCCTGGCACTCCAGTTGTCTGATCCTGGCGCTGGCCGCGCGCCTGATGCTGTGGCGCCGGGGGATTCCCGCGGTGCTGCATTTCGGCATCGGACGCCGGGAGGATGGCCGCCTGACCGCCCACGCCTGGCTCGAAGCTGCCGGCGGGTGCGTGTGCGGCGGCACAGAGGCCCCTGACTTCGTGCCCCTGGCCAGTTTTGCCTCGGCACCGCGATGA
- a CDS encoding phage tail protein, with amino-acid sequence MTDAFVGEIRLTVLEYAPQDWVICDGRLLTISGNEALFSLISTTYGGDGKTNFAVPDLRGRLPLGVNSDSAATSHYALGTKAGLEAVTVTEATYPAHTHTFSALNAPATSLSPSSDGVTDTKNMALADVGSANYLYAFSGAAGSAVQNLDAATIGQAVGGGQAHSNIMEVMGLTYMICTSGLYPANN; translated from the coding sequence ATGACCGATGCTTTTGTCGGTGAAATTCGTTTGACCGTCTTGGAGTATGCTCCCCAGGATTGGGTTATTTGTGATGGCAGATTGCTGACCATCTCTGGAAATGAAGCGCTGTTTTCTTTGATATCAACCACTTATGGTGGTGATGGCAAAACGAACTTCGCTGTTCCGGATTTGCGCGGACGCCTGCCGTTGGGTGTCAACAGCGACAGCGCGGCCACGTCCCACTATGCTCTGGGTACCAAAGCCGGCCTGGAAGCCGTGACGGTGACCGAGGCGACCTACCCCGCCCATACCCATACTTTCAGTGCCCTCAATGCCCCGGCGACCAGCCTTAGCCCATCGTCAGACGGTGTGACCGATACCAAGAACATGGCTCTGGCCGATGTCGGTAGCGCCAATTACCTGTACGCCTTTAGCGGGGCGGCCGGGAGCGCGGTACAGAATTTGGATGCCGCTACGATCGGCCAAGCTGTGGGCGGAGGTCAAGCTCATTCAAATATCATGGAAGTCATGGGGCTGACTTACATGATTTGTACCTCCGGACTTTATCCGGCTAACAATTAA
- a CDS encoding asparagine synthase-related protein, whose translation MDAGRRLGGTGFGPVGLWHGGDCALAFRRRPLRDTDGHAADPVIGGDGSLVLLGSGRIDRQADVIGQLGLERTRVWTDAGLMMAAFSRWGEAAPERLHGDFSFIVWDRVRRRLTLARAGLGSLPLFYHRGDGFVVFGSTPAALIALGLFPRDLDHATVGEHLIGSAADNEASIYRAVRRVPRTAVTRIDPSDSSPSGARTAVYWRPRRGSVLRLKDDQAYVEAGREVLADVLCGYLRSTQPLAVMLSGGFDSGAIASTLALLAPGREILGLTTVPVPGSAAAGGAIGREWDLVQSLARRYPNLRVQPVAEKTLTPVDEDARTLFDATGLPLTGISLMARRFALARAAERAGAATLLNGDGGNRTLTSEGNGLFRDLFLAGRWGRLARETVSAARYRRKPVMSFLWHVVLRDLVSRPVLRAWRRARGTLDVPIHDGSFLRPDFARASGLERLFAGVSHNPSRWKWMHQADLDTAVLGISPSQAETFTLCFHGMGLDYGAPFRDRRMVDFVLSLPSDQLQRNGVPRFLARRVLADRLPPETLAERGYFPPFADAEDWVRGWWDKAAETLDSQHPVDLAAAAIDLPRLQARLAGGAPVFERPSGADYDEIVQGMANALYVNAFLRWHAGRNQ comes from the coding sequence GTGGATGCAGGCCGGCGTTTGGGCGGTACCGGTTTCGGGCCTGTTGGCCTCTGGCACGGCGGCGATTGTGCCTTGGCGTTCCGCCGCCGGCCGTTGCGCGATACCGATGGGCATGCGGCCGACCCCGTGATCGGAGGCGACGGCTCGCTTGTGCTGCTCGGTTCGGGCCGGATCGACCGGCAGGCCGATGTGATCGGCCAGTTGGGTTTGGAACGCACCCGGGTATGGACCGATGCCGGTCTGATGATGGCGGCGTTCAGCCGATGGGGGGAGGCGGCGCCGGAGCGCCTTCACGGGGACTTTTCGTTCATCGTCTGGGACCGTGTGCGCCGCCGCCTGACCCTGGCGCGGGCGGGGCTGGGCTCTCTTCCGCTGTTTTATCACCGTGGCGATGGTTTCGTCGTCTTCGGCAGCACCCCGGCGGCTTTGATCGCCCTGGGGCTTTTTCCGCGCGATCTCGACCACGCCACGGTCGGCGAACATCTGATCGGTTCTGCGGCGGATAACGAAGCCAGCATCTACCGTGCGGTCCGGCGGGTGCCCCGCACCGCCGTGACCCGGATCGATCCGTCCGATTCCAGCCCGTCCGGGGCGCGCACCGCCGTGTATTGGCGGCCCCGCAGAGGTTCCGTCCTGCGCCTCAAGGACGATCAGGCCTATGTGGAGGCGGGCCGGGAGGTGTTGGCCGACGTTCTATGCGGTTATCTGCGCTCGACCCAGCCGTTGGCGGTGATGCTGTCGGGCGGGTTCGATTCCGGTGCCATCGCATCCACGCTTGCCCTGCTGGCGCCCGGCCGTGAGATTCTGGGTCTGACCACCGTGCCGGTTCCGGGCTCGGCCGCGGCCGGGGGGGCTATCGGGCGCGAATGGGATCTGGTGCAGTCCCTGGCCCGCCGCTATCCCAACTTGCGGGTGCAGCCGGTGGCGGAGAAGACCCTGACGCCGGTGGACGAGGATGCGCGCACCCTGTTCGATGCCACCGGCCTGCCCCTGACGGGGATTTCCCTGATGGCCCGGCGCTTCGCCCTGGCCCGTGCCGCCGAACGCGCGGGGGCCGCCACCTTGCTGAACGGGGACGGTGGCAACCGGACCCTGACCTCGGAAGGAAACGGGCTGTTCCGCGACCTGTTCCTGGCGGGCCGCTGGGGCCGGCTGGCTCGGGAAACCGTGTCCGCCGCCCGCTACCGCCGGAAGCCCGTCATGAGCTTTCTGTGGCATGTGGTGTTGCGGGATCTGGTCTCGCGCCCGGTGCTGCGGGCGTGGCGCCGTGCGCGTGGAACGCTGGACGTTCCCATCCATGACGGCAGCTTCCTGCGCCCCGATTTTGCCCGCGCCAGCGGCCTGGAGCGTCTGTTTGCGGGCGTGTCCCACAATCCCAGCCGCTGGAAATGGATGCACCAGGCCGACCTCGACACGGCGGTTCTGGGGATTAGCCCATCCCAAGCCGAGACCTTCACCTTGTGCTTTCACGGCATGGGGCTGGACTATGGGGCTCCCTTCCGCGACCGGCGCATGGTGGATTTCGTTCTGTCACTCCCCTCCGACCAGCTTCAGCGCAACGGCGTGCCCCGGTTTTTGGCGCGCCGGGTGCTGGCCGACCGGCTGCCGCCGGAAACCTTGGCCGAGAGGGGGTACTTTCCGCCCTTCGCCGATGCCGAGGATTGGGTCCGCGGCTGGTGGGACAAGGCCGCGGAGACGCTGGACAGCCAACATCCCGTCGATCTGGCCGCCGCGGCCATCGACCTGCCCCGGCTTCAGGCCCGGCTTGCCGGGGGCGCCCCCGTCTTTGAACGTCCGTCAGGCGCCGATTACGACGAAATCGTTCAGGGCATGGCCAACGCGCTTTACGTCAACGCCTTTCTGCGCTGGCACGCCGGCCGGAATCAGTGA
- a CDS encoding phage tail protein, whose translation MAEPFLGEIRVFSFGKIPSGWLPCDGRTLQVAQYQALYSLLGNTFGGTGPSTFNLPDLRGRTPVCMSFTPPVAYQQGNTGGTEAVVLNGTQVPGHVHPVNVYKEDGAAIALTNNFLAKNKGPSGVTPFNVYASYDASKAVALNSATIQPAGGNGGHENRQPSLALSYCIAVSGNYPTRP comes from the coding sequence ATGGCAGAACCTTTTCTTGGCGAAATCCGGGTTTTTTCTTTTGGGAAAATCCCTTCGGGTTGGTTGCCATGCGATGGCAGGACGTTGCAGGTAGCGCAGTATCAGGCTCTGTACAGTCTTCTTGGCAACACTTTTGGCGGTACCGGCCCGTCAACGTTCAATCTGCCGGACCTGCGCGGGCGCACGCCGGTGTGCATGTCCTTCACCCCGCCGGTGGCCTATCAGCAGGGCAATACCGGTGGTACCGAGGCGGTGGTGCTGAACGGGACGCAGGTGCCGGGACACGTCCACCCGGTGAATGTTTACAAGGAAGATGGCGCTGCGATTGCGCTGACGAATAATTTTCTTGCCAAAAACAAAGGCCCGAGCGGGGTTACCCCCTTCAATGTGTACGCTTCCTACGATGCATCGAAAGCGGTTGCGTTGAATAGTGCCACTATTCAGCCGGCCGGTGGTAATGGCGGCCATGAAAACCGTCAGCCCAGCCTTGCGCTGTCGTACTGCATAGCCGTGTCCGGCAACTACCCGACGCGGCCTTAA
- a CDS encoding tetratricopeptide repeat protein gives MVSGLLAQLKGFFPHKPNLARGLEALGRNDFAAALADLRPLAEAGNAEAQYRVGMMYAQGHGVFQEFGEAGHWLRLSAGQGHVEAQYTLAHYLASGDGDIKPWRIPVKWYNNVKAIHEETAEANRSLLFPHGLGIPHDPAEAVEWYRKAAEQGHVRAQSDLGVMYAGGHGVDTDPVAALHWYKLSAAEGNATAQYNLGGMYATGRGVEPDIDEAMVWYRRAAEQDHVQAVLAIALLYQEGHGLPKDDAAAALWFQRAAELGDLRAQFEYGMICARGIGVEEDVRQAQHWWLKAAERGHALAQYNLAILYFKGRLGAPDYGEAVAWFRKSAINGNINAQLYLANLFSEGSLIPRDEVEAAEWYRKAAEAGNVRAQCRMAELYNTGTGVPKSPKLAAEWVQKAAGQGDAESQFTLSVLYANGNGVPKDLQKAEEWCRKAAEQGMANAQYTMGLVCATGRYGRKDVAEAKEWYGKAAEQNYIAAQINLGLLYLQGDGDEKNVMTALQWFERAAENGNTTAMINLGLIYMSADGVDVDLAESYRWFTLAAAGLPPGPEQVKVENQISVVGKLMSPADMERANALLNDWRQRTSMRSAA, from the coding sequence ATGGTGAGCGGACTGCTGGCCCAGCTGAAAGGATTTTTCCCGCACAAGCCTAATCTGGCGCGTGGTCTGGAGGCATTGGGGCGCAACGATTTTGCCGCCGCTCTGGCTGATCTGCGCCCATTGGCCGAGGCGGGGAATGCCGAGGCCCAGTATCGTGTGGGTATGATGTATGCCCAAGGCCACGGTGTTTTCCAGGAATTCGGAGAGGCGGGGCATTGGCTGCGCCTGTCGGCAGGGCAAGGCCATGTGGAGGCCCAATACACCCTGGCCCATTATCTGGCGTCGGGTGACGGCGACATCAAACCGTGGCGAATTCCCGTCAAATGGTACAACAACGTCAAGGCCATTCATGAGGAAACCGCAGAGGCCAACCGGTCCCTGCTGTTTCCCCATGGTCTGGGCATCCCCCACGATCCCGCCGAGGCGGTGGAGTGGTACCGCAAGGCCGCCGAACAAGGGCACGTCAGGGCCCAATCCGACTTGGGCGTGATGTATGCCGGTGGCCATGGTGTCGATACCGACCCCGTTGCGGCCCTGCACTGGTACAAGCTGTCTGCGGCGGAGGGCAACGCCACCGCTCAATATAACCTTGGCGGAATGTACGCCACCGGCAGGGGTGTCGAGCCTGATATCGACGAAGCCATGGTGTGGTACCGCAGGGCTGCCGAACAGGATCACGTGCAGGCGGTGCTGGCCATCGCCCTGCTGTACCAGGAAGGCCATGGCCTGCCGAAGGATGACGCCGCCGCCGCCTTGTGGTTCCAGCGGGCGGCTGAGCTGGGGGATCTGCGGGCTCAGTTCGAGTACGGCATGATCTGTGCCCGCGGCATCGGGGTCGAGGAAGACGTCCGCCAGGCTCAGCACTGGTGGCTGAAAGCGGCGGAACGGGGCCATGCCTTGGCCCAGTACAATCTCGCCATTCTCTATTTCAAGGGCCGGCTGGGTGCTCCCGATTACGGCGAGGCGGTGGCCTGGTTCCGCAAATCGGCCATCAACGGCAACATCAATGCCCAGCTGTATCTCGCCAACCTGTTCTCTGAAGGCAGCCTGATCCCCCGCGACGAGGTGGAAGCGGCGGAGTGGTACCGCAAGGCGGCCGAGGCCGGGAATGTCAGGGCTCAATGCCGGATGGCCGAGCTGTACAACACCGGCACGGGCGTGCCGAAAAGCCCCAAGCTGGCAGCCGAGTGGGTGCAGAAGGCCGCCGGGCAGGGGGATGCGGAGTCCCAGTTCACCCTCAGCGTGCTGTACGCAAACGGCAACGGTGTGCCCAAGGATCTGCAGAAGGCCGAGGAATGGTGCCGCAAGGCGGCCGAACAGGGGATGGCCAACGCGCAATACACCATGGGATTGGTCTGCGCCACCGGCCGCTATGGCCGCAAGGACGTGGCGGAGGCCAAGGAATGGTACGGCAAGGCTGCCGAGCAGAACTACATTGCCGCCCAGATCAACCTGGGTCTCCTGTATCTTCAGGGTGACGGCGACGAAAAGAACGTTATGACCGCCCTTCAATGGTTCGAACGGGCGGCGGAAAACGGCAACACCACCGCCATGATCAATCTGGGGCTGATCTATATGTCGGCCGACGGCGTGGACGTGGATCTGGCGGAATCCTACCGTTGGTTCACCCTGGCGGCCGCTGGCCTGCCGCCCGGGCCGGAACAGGTCAAGGTGGAGAACCAGATCAGTGTCGTGGGCAAGCTGATGTCGCCGGCCGATATGGAACGTGCCAATGCACTGCTGAACGACTGGCGTCAGCGTACCAGCATGCGCTCGGCGGCCTGA
- the lpxD gene encoding UDP-3-O-(3-hydroxymyristoyl)glucosamine N-acyltransferase, protein MKLSDIAAALNARVEGDGNLEVTRAVHPAEAEGPGDLALAMDKKLLPVLHQSKAVAAVVTEAAAIPDGLAGVIRVRRGATAMAGLMDVFEKPVHAEPGIHPLAWVAPDAEVGEGVSVAPFAYIGPRAVIGAGTVVMPHVTVGADARIGASCLLHPGARIGERVVMGDRCIIHPNAAVGNDGFSYVTPEPGSVETAKATGQIAGSNAMIRRVNSIGTVILGDEVEVGAGTTIDRGTVTATRIGDGTKIDNLVQIGHNCQIGSNCMLCGHTGIAGSVIVGDRVVMAGKTGVADHVTIGSDAILAASAGVGTDIPAKSIYMGLPAVPRAQFLDQVRGLGRLKRLFADVAQLKAALGDKAQGEG, encoded by the coding sequence ATGAAGCTGTCCGATATCGCCGCCGCCCTGAACGCCCGCGTGGAAGGGGATGGAAACCTGGAGGTCACCCGCGCGGTCCATCCCGCCGAAGCCGAAGGACCGGGGGATCTGGCTCTTGCCATGGATAAGAAGCTGCTGCCGGTGCTTCACCAGAGCAAGGCGGTGGCGGCCGTGGTGACCGAGGCCGCGGCCATTCCCGACGGGCTGGCGGGGGTGATCCGGGTGCGCCGCGGGGCGACGGCCATGGCCGGGTTGATGGATGTGTTCGAAAAGCCGGTGCATGCCGAACCGGGGATCCATCCCCTGGCCTGGGTGGCACCCGATGCCGAGGTGGGGGAGGGGGTATCGGTCGCCCCCTTCGCCTATATCGGTCCGCGGGCCGTGATCGGGGCCGGTACCGTTGTGATGCCTCATGTGACGGTGGGGGCGGATGCCCGCATCGGCGCTTCCTGCCTCCTTCATCCCGGAGCGCGGATCGGTGAGCGGGTGGTCATGGGAGACCGCTGCATCATCCATCCCAACGCCGCGGTGGGGAACGACGGTTTCAGCTATGTCACCCCCGAGCCGGGCAGCGTGGAAACCGCCAAGGCCACGGGGCAGATCGCCGGCTCCAACGCCATGATCCGGCGGGTGAACTCCATCGGTACCGTTATCCTGGGTGACGAGGTGGAGGTGGGGGCCGGGACGACCATCGACCGCGGCACCGTCACCGCCACCCGTATCGGCGACGGCACCAAGATCGATAATCTCGTCCAGATCGGTCACAACTGCCAGATCGGCAGCAACTGCATGCTGTGCGGCCATACGGGCATCGCGGGCAGCGTTATCGTGGGCGACCGGGTGGTGATGGCCGGAAAGACCGGGGTGGCCGATCACGTGACCATCGGCAGCGATGCCATCCTGGCGGCTTCCGCCGGGGTGGGAACCGATATTCCGGCAAAGTCGATTTACATGGGCCTGCCGGCGGTGCCGCGGGCACAGTTCCTGGATCAGGTCCGCGGGCTGGGCCGGCTGAAGCGGCTGTTCGCCGATGTGGCCCAGCTCAAGGCGGCTCTGGGCGATAAGGCTCAAGGCGAAGGCTGA
- a CDS encoding sulfotransferase domain-containing protein, translated as MTPETPERILPGILWLASYPKSGNTWVRLFLWALESDSDIDLQRMTDPAHGACGRHLLQLNLGIDLAELSRDEVTDLRPLAYRDIARHDGGRPMIFKVHDGYYPTPSGQPLLPPEATAGCVHLVRDPRDVCLSLAAHNGGTVDQTINQMANPDFWTGRTRGYASKSQVPEFRGSWSRHGESWLAAPVRRLTVRYEDMVAAPLDWLGRIAAFCGWPADPKTIAAAVERTAFERLAAKEAETGFIERPDGMERFFRSGRAGQWHTALTPGQISRIEHDHGPLMERLGYAPVTDSGRRASAERR; from the coding sequence ATGACGCCGGAAACACCCGAACGCATCCTGCCCGGCATTCTCTGGCTTGCCTCCTACCCGAAGTCGGGAAACACCTGGGTCCGGCTGTTCCTGTGGGCGCTGGAGAGCGATTCCGACATCGACCTCCAGCGGATGACCGACCCGGCGCACGGGGCGTGCGGACGCCACCTGCTCCAGTTGAACCTGGGCATCGATCTGGCCGAGCTCTCACGCGACGAGGTGACGGACCTGCGCCCGCTCGCCTATCGGGACATCGCCCGGCATGACGGCGGCAGACCGATGATCTTCAAAGTGCACGACGGCTATTACCCCACCCCATCCGGGCAGCCGTTGCTGCCGCCGGAAGCCACCGCCGGCTGTGTCCATCTGGTGCGCGATCCCCGCGACGTCTGCCTGTCGCTCGCGGCGCATAACGGCGGCACGGTCGATCAGACGATCAACCAGATGGCCAACCCGGACTTTTGGACCGGCCGCACCAGGGGATACGCCAGCAAAAGCCAGGTTCCCGAATTCAGGGGATCGTGGTCGCGCCACGGCGAAAGCTGGCTGGCGGCACCGGTCCGGCGCCTGACGGTCCGGTACGAGGATATGGTGGCCGCCCCGCTGGACTGGCTGGGCCGGATCGCCGCGTTCTGCGGCTGGCCCGCCGATCCGAAGACCATTGCCGCGGCGGTGGAGCGGACCGCCTTCGAACGGCTGGCCGCCAAAGAGGCCGAGACCGGTTTCATCGAACGCCCCGACGGCATGGAACGCTTCTTCCGCTCCGGGCGGGCGGGCCAATGGCACACCGCTCTCACTCCCGGCCAGATCAGCCGCATCGAACACGACCACGGCCCGCTGATGGAACGGCTGGGCTATGCCCCGGTCACTGATTCCGGCCGGCGTGCCAGCGCAGAAAGGCGTTGA
- a CDS encoding ABC transporter ATP-binding protein, which produces MRHHALDLPRRLAALGRRRAIGAVVLNAVAGVTEGIGVLALVPLLKLLGIGNRGEAPPDPWIFALVLTGYVLLAGVAAHIGQTRHRAAQALTLDFLDRLRADLHAAILAMEWNAFRKRRSADLQQAMTGEIGRIHMAVTALGNLTGALLAIPFLAAAALFLSPALTGAALVMVVLAAAATRHLNARSWLLGRQLGEANKAAMADLADNLAGLRLIKIFTAEAAREEKLSSRFADARRNQRAYERAHATERAVLQTIAAAAAAGGLSMAVFLLRLPLAEALTLMLAYGRLLQAALRCLSNWRRLAGASAALATYDETLAACRAAAEPPAIGTPSPSLQREMRFSGVVVRHDEKQGHERGAPVLDHIDAVIPAGKITALIGPSGAGKSTLLDLALGLTTPDGGHISIDGVRLSPDVRRAWRRSVSACPQDPFLFHDTLRANLRLACPDADDGALWAALEAVAAADFVRALPQGLDTVAGDRGLRFSGGERQRLALARAWLHRPAFLALDEATASLDGETETAVARALANLRGSCTVLVVAHRPSTVQAADHVLMLDAGRLTAAGTWDDVRAAAGPRLAALGMAGPRQPSP; this is translated from the coding sequence ATGCGACACCACGCCCTCGACCTTCCCCGCCGCCTGGCCGCCCTGGGCCGCCGCCGTGCTATCGGCGCCGTGGTGCTGAATGCCGTCGCCGGCGTAACCGAAGGCATCGGCGTGCTGGCCCTGGTTCCCTTGCTCAAGCTTCTGGGCATCGGTAACAGGGGAGAGGCACCGCCGGACCCATGGATCTTTGCCCTGGTCTTGACCGGCTACGTCCTTCTGGCCGGCGTTGCGGCGCACATCGGGCAGACCCGTCACCGCGCGGCGCAGGCCCTGACCCTGGATTTCCTTGACCGCCTGCGCGCCGATCTGCACGCGGCGATCCTGGCAATGGAATGGAACGCCTTCCGCAAGCGGCGCTCCGCCGACCTGCAGCAGGCGATGACCGGTGAAATCGGCCGTATCCATATGGCCGTCACGGCCCTGGGCAATCTGACGGGCGCGCTGCTGGCGATACCGTTTCTGGCGGCGGCGGCCCTGTTTCTGTCCCCTGCCCTGACCGGAGCGGCGCTGGTGATGGTCGTTCTGGCCGCCGCGGCGACCCGCCACCTGAACGCGCGAAGCTGGCTGCTGGGACGGCAACTGGGAGAGGCGAACAAGGCCGCCATGGCCGACCTTGCCGACAATCTTGCCGGGCTGCGTCTGATCAAGATCTTCACGGCCGAAGCCGCCCGTGAAGAAAAACTGTCGTCGCGCTTTGCCGATGCACGTCGCAATCAGCGCGCTTACGAGCGGGCCCATGCCACCGAACGCGCCGTGCTGCAAACCATCGCCGCGGCCGCGGCCGCGGGGGGGCTGTCCATGGCCGTCTTCCTTCTGCGCCTGCCGCTGGCGGAGGCGCTGACATTGATGCTGGCTTATGGCCGCCTCTTACAGGCGGCTCTGCGTTGCCTCTCCAACTGGCGGCGCCTGGCCGGCGCCTCCGCGGCTCTGGCCACCTACGACGAAACCCTGGCCGCCTGCCGGGCAGCAGCCGAACCGCCGGCAATCGGAACCCCCTCCCCATCGCTGCAAAGGGAGATGCGCTTTTCCGGCGTCGTTGTTCGCCATGACGAAAAACAGGGACACGAGCGTGGCGCCCCGGTGCTGGACCATATCGACGCGGTGATCCCGGCGGGCAAGATAACCGCGCTGATCGGCCCGTCAGGGGCGGGCAAATCGACCCTGCTCGATCTGGCTCTCGGCCTGACCACGCCTGACGGCGGTCACATCAGCATCGATGGTGTCCGGCTGTCACCCGATGTGCGCCGCGCATGGCGGCGGTCCGTCTCGGCCTGCCCCCAGGATCCGTTCCTGTTTCACGACACGCTGCGGGCCAACCTTCGCCTTGCCTGCCCGGATGCCGATGACGGCGCGCTGTGGGCGGCGCTGGAGGCGGTTGCGGCGGCCGATTTCGTCCGCGCCCTGCCCCAGGGGCTGGACACGGTTGCGGGGGACCGCGGCCTGCGCTTTTCCGGCGGCGAGCGGCAGCGGCTGGCACTGGCGCGTGCGTGGCTGCACCGTCCGGCCTTTCTGGCGTTGGATGAAGCGACCGCATCGCTGGACGGCGAAACGGAGACCGCCGTTGCCCGGGCCCTGGCCAATCTGCGCGGTTCCTGCACGGTGCTGGTGGTGGCGCACCGCCCCAGCACCGTGCAGGCCGCCGATCATGTGCTGATGCTCGACGCCGGCCGCCTGACCGCGGCGGGAACGTGGGATGATGTCCGCGCTGCCGCTGGCCCCCGGCTGGCCGCTCTGGGGATGGCCGGCCCGCGTCAGCCTTCGCCTTGA
- a CDS encoding GNAT family N-acetyltransferase: MGAPMVTATALGPDAPPPVPAVPKYLGIKLRPETDGDEPFLRVLYRSTRHDEMRRAGFDPVAMQPFLDSQFDLQRRHYRLHYALGGSFSILVCRRKREPVGRLYTHESPGDLRVVDLSLMPGWQGRGLGTGLLTALQALAAQRTGRLSLHVDPANRAAGLYKRLGFRIVDDTGMSWRMEWCPSRD, encoded by the coding sequence ATGGGCGCGCCGATGGTGACAGCAACGGCCTTGGGCCCCGATGCCCCTCCCCCGGTACCGGCCGTACCGAAATACCTGGGGATAAAGCTGCGGCCCGAAACCGATGGCGATGAGCCCTTTTTGCGCGTCCTGTACCGATCGACCCGGCACGACGAAATGCGTCGTGCCGGGTTCGATCCCGTTGCCATGCAGCCCTTCCTCGATTCCCAGTTCGATTTGCAGCGGCGGCATTATCGTCTTCACTATGCCCTGGGCGGCTCCTTCAGCATCCTGGTCTGCCGGCGCAAGCGTGAGCCGGTGGGCCGGCTGTACACCCATGAAAGCCCGGGCGACCTGCGTGTGGTCGATCTCAGCCTGATGCCCGGCTGGCAGGGCCGGGGCTTGGGAACCGGCCTGCTGACGGCGTTGCAGGCCCTGGCGGCCCAGCGGACGGGCCGGCTCAGCCTGCACGTCGATCCGGCGAACAGGGCGGCCGGTCTTTACAAGCGCTTGGGATTCCGCATCGTTGATGACACCGGCATGTCCTGGCGCATGGAGTGGTGCCCCAGCCGGGACTAG
- a CDS encoding PqqD family protein, whose amino-acid sequence MPTPIPAVTPDSLLTRKPDILSTEIDGETVLMSVERGSYYGLATTARDIWLRLEKPMRASDLCRDLAGAYDGDLEQITAETLDFLNRLVNAGLIRAG is encoded by the coding sequence ATGCCCACGCCCATTCCGGCCGTCACACCCGACAGCCTGCTGACCCGCAAGCCTGATATCCTGAGCACGGAAATCGATGGCGAAACCGTGCTGATGAGCGTCGAACGCGGCAGCTATTACGGGCTGGCCACGACAGCGCGCGACATCTGGCTCCGGTTGGAAAAGCCCATGCGTGCCTCCGATCTGTGCCGCGACCTTGCCGGTGCTTATGACGGCGATCTGGAACAGATCACCGCAGAGACTCTCGACTTCCTGAACCGTCTGGTGAACGCGGGCCTGATCCGGGCCGGCTGA